The following are from one region of the Anabas testudineus chromosome 2, fAnaTes1.2, whole genome shotgun sequence genome:
- the hhatlb gene encoding hedgehog acyltransferase like, b isoform X1, producing MGVKAALPKYEIYFYNVVLCLAMCWATSWIFEVSSSNANRKTFKTSVKPGWHYFGRKMDRADFEWMMWFSTFRDHILFALSGHVLFAKICSMLAPQYRSLVYMVYGLLAVWTSMGWTYVTLILSHCILLYSISLVKIRWLCFVTGLCTLSMFKCEPFLSWQAGFVEGDFELRHVLFYGGCGFTIMRCMSFALENCERKDGNYNILELLKYNFYLPFFYFGPIMTFDKFYVQVNKSDLTRKEWEMWNIRVEGLIQLGVIIVVDILFHFMYILTIPTDIKLMKHLSDWALVGLAYFNLVYDWVKAAVMFGVINTVARLDHLDPPKPPKCITMLYVFAETHFDRGINDWLCKYVYDHLGGKHNDVVEELVATLCTFGVTILWLGPCQVVLVWAFFNCFGLNFELWTAKLSSREPFASFEIALTEAMSRRIRAVFNTFNFWCIVLYNVLALNSLDFAKLVAKRLLLKGFPITTIIVMFVTYCLIQVIKERERRQAMIDDPDPPASPPNATTSPTCTAAAPADSHPVTDPSKEKAE from the exons ATGGGAGTTAAAGCTGCACTTCCAAAGTATGAGATTTACTTCTACAACGTGGTGCTGTGTCTGGCCATGTGCTGGGCCACCAGCTGGATCTTTGAGGTGTCCAGTT CCAATGCAAACAGAAAGACATTCAAAACCAGCGTGAAACCGGGATGGCACTACTTTGGGAGGAAAATG GACAGAGCTGATTTTGAGTGGATGATGTGGTTTTCCACATTCAGAGATCACATCCTGTTTGCTCTGTCTGGTCACGTGCTGTTCGCCAAGATCTGCTCCATGCTGGCTCCACAG TACAGGTCTCTGGTGTACATGGTGTATGGGCTGCTGGCTGTATGGACCAGCATGGGCTGGACCTATGTCACCCTCATCCTATCTCACTGCATCCTGCTCTACAGCATCTCCTTAGTGAAAATCCGCTGGCTGTGCTTTGTCACTGGGCTTTGTACCCTCTCTATGTTCAAGTGTGAACCCTTTTTGTCATGGCAG gCTGGTTTTGTTGAAGGTGACTTTGAGCTGCGTCACGTTCTCTTCTATGGAGGTTGTGGGTTTACGATCATGCGCTGTATGAGCTTTGCTCTGGAGAACTGTGAAAGGAAAGATGGAAACTACAACATCCTGGAGCTGCTCAAGTACAATTTCTACCTCCCCTTCTTCTATTTTGGGCCCATCATGACCTTTGATAAATTTTATGTTCAA GTCAACAAGTCAGACCTGACCAGGAAAGAGTGGGAGATGTGGAATATCAGAGTGGAGGGTCTGATCCAGCTGGGAGTCATCATTGTGGTGGATATCCTCTTTCATTTCATGTACATCCTCACCATCCCTACTGACATTAAGCTGATGAAGCATCTCTCTGACTGGGCTCTAG TTGGCCTAGCCTACTTTAACTTGGTGTATGACTGGGTGAAAGCAGCTGTCATGTTTGGAGTCATCAATACTGTAGCCAGACTGGATCATCTGGACCCTCCCAAGCCACCAAAATGTATCACTATGCTCTATGTGTTTGCTGAAAC GCACTTCGACAGAGGAATCAATGACTGGCTGTGCAA GTATGTTTATGATCACCTGGGTGGAAAGCATAACGATGTTGTAGAGGAGCTGGTTGCTACACTGTGCACCTTTGGCGTCACCATCCTATGGCTGGGACCCTGCCAAGTGGTGCTGGTCTGGGCTTTCTTTAACTGTTTTGGGCTCAACTTTGAGCTGTGGACTGCAAAGCTTTCCTCCAGGGAACCGTTTGCTTCTTTTGAG ATTGCATTGACAGAAGCAATGTCCCGTCGAATCAGAGCTGTCTTTAATACGTTCAACTTCTGGTGCATTGTGTTGTACAACGTCCTCGCCTTAAACAGTTTGGATTTTGCCAAGTTGGTCGCCAAACGGCTGCTTCTCAAAG GCTTCCCTATAACCACCATCATCGTCATGTTTGTGACCTACTGCCTGATTCAAGTGATTAAGGAGCGAGAGAGGAGACAGGCCATGATCGATGATCCTGATCCTCCTGCCTCACCTCCAAATGCCACAACCAGCCCGACCTGCACCGCAGCTGCACCTGCTGATTCTCACCCAGTTACAGATCCCAGCAAGGAAAAAGCAGAATAG
- the hhatlb gene encoding hedgehog acyltransferase like, b isoform X2 — translation MVYGLLAVWTSMGWTYVTLILSHCILLYSISLVKIRWLCFVTGLCTLSMFKCEPFLSWQAGFVEGDFELRHVLFYGGCGFTIMRCMSFALENCERKDGNYNILELLKYNFYLPFFYFGPIMTFDKFYVQVNKSDLTRKEWEMWNIRVEGLIQLGVIIVVDILFHFMYILTIPTDIKLMKHLSDWALVGLAYFNLVYDWVKAAVMFGVINTVARLDHLDPPKPPKCITMLYVFAETHFDRGINDWLCKYVYDHLGGKHNDVVEELVATLCTFGVTILWLGPCQVVLVWAFFNCFGLNFELWTAKLSSREPFASFEIALTEAMSRRIRAVFNTFNFWCIVLYNVLALNSLDFAKLVAKRLLLKGFPITTIIVMFVTYCLIQVIKERERRQAMIDDPDPPASPPNATTSPTCTAAAPADSHPVTDPSKEKAE, via the exons ATGGTGTATGGGCTGCTGGCTGTATGGACCAGCATGGGCTGGACCTATGTCACCCTCATCCTATCTCACTGCATCCTGCTCTACAGCATCTCCTTAGTGAAAATCCGCTGGCTGTGCTTTGTCACTGGGCTTTGTACCCTCTCTATGTTCAAGTGTGAACCCTTTTTGTCATGGCAG gCTGGTTTTGTTGAAGGTGACTTTGAGCTGCGTCACGTTCTCTTCTATGGAGGTTGTGGGTTTACGATCATGCGCTGTATGAGCTTTGCTCTGGAGAACTGTGAAAGGAAAGATGGAAACTACAACATCCTGGAGCTGCTCAAGTACAATTTCTACCTCCCCTTCTTCTATTTTGGGCCCATCATGACCTTTGATAAATTTTATGTTCAA GTCAACAAGTCAGACCTGACCAGGAAAGAGTGGGAGATGTGGAATATCAGAGTGGAGGGTCTGATCCAGCTGGGAGTCATCATTGTGGTGGATATCCTCTTTCATTTCATGTACATCCTCACCATCCCTACTGACATTAAGCTGATGAAGCATCTCTCTGACTGGGCTCTAG TTGGCCTAGCCTACTTTAACTTGGTGTATGACTGGGTGAAAGCAGCTGTCATGTTTGGAGTCATCAATACTGTAGCCAGACTGGATCATCTGGACCCTCCCAAGCCACCAAAATGTATCACTATGCTCTATGTGTTTGCTGAAAC GCACTTCGACAGAGGAATCAATGACTGGCTGTGCAA GTATGTTTATGATCACCTGGGTGGAAAGCATAACGATGTTGTAGAGGAGCTGGTTGCTACACTGTGCACCTTTGGCGTCACCATCCTATGGCTGGGACCCTGCCAAGTGGTGCTGGTCTGGGCTTTCTTTAACTGTTTTGGGCTCAACTTTGAGCTGTGGACTGCAAAGCTTTCCTCCAGGGAACCGTTTGCTTCTTTTGAG ATTGCATTGACAGAAGCAATGTCCCGTCGAATCAGAGCTGTCTTTAATACGTTCAACTTCTGGTGCATTGTGTTGTACAACGTCCTCGCCTTAAACAGTTTGGATTTTGCCAAGTTGGTCGCCAAACGGCTGCTTCTCAAAG GCTTCCCTATAACCACCATCATCGTCATGTTTGTGACCTACTGCCTGATTCAAGTGATTAAGGAGCGAGAGAGGAGACAGGCCATGATCGATGATCCTGATCCTCCTGCCTCACCTCCAAATGCCACAACCAGCCCGACCTGCACCGCAGCTGCACCTGCTGATTCTCACCCAGTTACAGATCCCAGCAAGGAAAAAGCAGAATAG
- the klhl40b gene encoding kelch-like protein 40b yields MALPINPLDEPRTYQQTLLQDGLYDLLENDKLVDCVLKIKGKEFPCHRLVLCACSSYFRSIILSDQEESKKKEIVLEDVEPGVMGLILRYLYTSKINVTEQNVQDIFAVANMYQIPSIFTVCVSFLQKRLSLSNCLAIFRLGLMLDCPRLAISARNYACERFQLISRDEEFYQLLPSELAAILANDNLNVETEEAVFEALMNWVSRDPESREKELPGLLDCVRLRLVSEDYLKEKVEKHKLISSNPELQQKLQLVKDAHIGKMPEVKKSKSKKEAGGAEKDGEREDKEEEEEEDLLPGILNDNLRFGMFMRDLIVMVNDMGTVAYDPSGNDCFVASLSTQIPKNHVSLVTKENQIFVAGGLFFDEQNKEDPLCSYFLQYDPVSADWLGMPPFPSPRFLFGLGEAENSIFVVGGKELKEQEHTLDSVLVYDRQSFKWGESEPVPYPVYGHATVSHNNIVYVIGGKGENKSCLKNVCAYDAKRFEWKELAPMKTGRSLFGATVHNNKIYVAAGVTDNGLTGSVEVYNINTNQWSDFAAFPQERSSLNLVSVAGSLYAVGGFAMMPLEDSDEMVPKEMNDIWKYNETEGMWNGILREIQYSSGATVLGVCLNTLRLTKM; encoded by the exons ATGGCTCTACCTATAAACCCCCTGGACGAGCCCAGGACGTACCAGCAGACCCTGCTCCAGGACGGCCTGTACGACCTGTTAGAGAACGACAAGCTGGTTGATTGTGTGTTGAAGATCAAAGGCAAGGAGTTCCCCTGCCACCGGCTCGTCCTGTGTGCCTGCAGCTCGTACTTCCGCTCTATCATCCTGTCTGACCAAGAGGagagcaaaaagaaagagattgTCCTGGAGGATGTGGAGCCTGGTGTCATGGGACTGATCCTCAGGTATCTGTACACCTCCAAAATCAACGTGACAGAGCAGAATGTCCAGGACATCTTCGCTGTGGCCAACATGTACCAGATCCCTTCAATTTTCACTGTATGCGTCTCTTTCCTACAAAAGCGCCTGAGCCTCAGCAACTGTCTGGCTATCTTCAGGCTCGGCTTGATGCTGGACTGTCCCAGGTTGGCTATTTCTGCCCGAAACTATGCCTGTGAGCGTTTCCAGCTCATCTCCAGAGACGAGGAGTTCTATCAGTTGCTCCCTAGTGAGCTGGCAGCCATTTTAGCAAACGACAACCTGAATGTAGAGACAGAGGAAGCAGTGTTTGAGGCTTTGATGAACTGGGTGTCCCGGGACCCTGAAAGTAGAGAGAAGGAGCTGCCAGGTTTGCTGGATTGTGTCCGTTTGCGTCTGGTCAGTGAGGACTACCTGAAAGAAAAagtagagaaacacaaactgatttCTTCAAATCCCGAGTTGCAGCAGAAACTCCAGCTGGTTAAAGATGCTCACATTGGAAAAATGCCAGAggttaaaaaaagcaaaagcaagaAGGAGGCTGGTGGAGCAGAAAAAGATGGAGAGCGTGAGgataaagaggaggaggaagaggaagatctTCTCCCAGGCATCCTCAACGATAACCTGAGATTCGGCATGTTTATGAGGGATTTGATAGTGATGGTGAACGACATGGGTACTGTGGCTTATGATCCGTCTGGGAACGACTGCTTTGTCGCATCACTCTCCACACAGATTCCCAAGAACCATGTCAGCCTGGTCACCAAGGAGAACCAGATCTTTGTGGCAGGAGGATTATTTTTTGATGAACAGAACAAGGAAGATCCACTCTGCTCCTACTTCCTGCAG TACGACCCAGTCAGTGCTGACTGGCTGGGGATGCCGCCCTTTCCATCTCCCCGCTTCCTGTTTGGGCTTGGCGAGGCTGAGAACTCCATCTTTGTTGTGGGGGGGAAGGAGCTGAAGGAGCAGGAGCACACTCTAGACTCAGTTTTGGTCTATGACAGACA ATCTTTCAAATGGGGAGAATCAGAGCCAGTTCCTTACCCAGTCTATGGACACGCAACAGTGTCACACAATAATATTGTTTATGTGATTGGAGGAAAGGGAGAAAACAA GAGCTGTCTAAAGAACGTGTGTGCATATGATGCCAAGAGGTTCGAATGGAAGGAGTTAGCACCCATGAAGACTGGACGCTCTTTATTTGGAGCCACTGTTCACAACAACAAGATCTATGTGGCAGCAGGCGTCACCGACAATGGGCTAACAGGCTCCGTAGAGGTGTACAACATCAATACCAATCA gTGGTCAGATTTTGCAGCGTTTCCACAGGAGCGTAGTTCTCTCAACCTGGTGTCTGTGGCTGGTTCGCTGTACGCTGTAGGAGGTTTTGCCATGATGCCTCTGGAGGACAGTGATGAGATGGTTCCCAAAGAGATGAACGACATCTGGAA GTATAATGAGACAGAAGGGATGTGGAATGGGATCCTCAGGGAGATCCAGTACTCTTCAGGGGCCACTGTTCTAGGGGTCTGTCTCAACACCCTGCGTCTCACCAAGATGTAA